One genomic segment of Balaenoptera musculus isolate JJ_BM4_2016_0621 chromosome 11, mBalMus1.pri.v3, whole genome shotgun sequence includes these proteins:
- the LOC118904358 gene encoding cytochrome b-c1 complex subunit 1, mitochondrial isoform X1, which yields MAASAVCRAVSAGTRVLVRSCRSQPALLRSPVLRGIATYAQALQSVPETQVSQLDNGLRVASEQSSQPTCTVGVWIDAGSRYETEKNNGAGYFVEHLAFKGTKNRPGSALEKEVESMGAHLNAYSTREHTAYYIKALSKDLPKAVELLADIVQNCSLEDSQVEKERDVILQELQENDASMRDVVFDYLHATAFQGTPLAQAVEGSSENVRKLSRADLTEYLSRHYKASRMVLAAAGGVEHRQLLDLAQKHFCSLSGTYAEDAVPTLTPCRFTGSEIRHRDDALPLAHVAIAVEGPGWANPDNVALQVANAIIGHYDCTYGGGTHLSSPLAAVAATKKLCQSFQTFNICYAETGLLGAHFVCDHMSIDDMMFFLQGQWMRLCTSATESEVVRGKNILRNALVSHLDGTTPVCEDIGRSLLTYGRRIPLAEWESRIAEVDASIVREVCSKYFYDQCPAVAGLGPIEQLPDYNRIRSGMFWLRF from the exons ATGGCGGCTTCCGCGGTTTGCCGGGCGGTCAGCGCCGGGACGCGAGTGCTGGTGCGCAGCTGCCGCTCG CAGCCGGCCCTGCTGAGGTCGCCTGTCTTGCGGGGCATCGCCACCTACGCCCAGGCCCTGCAGAGCGTGCCGGAGACGCAGGTCAGCCAGCTGGACAACGGGCTGCGAGTGGCCTCGGAGCAGTCCTCCCAGCCTACCTGCACG GTGGGGGTGTGGATTGATGCTGGCAGCCGTTATGAGACTGAGAAGAACAACGGGGCAGGCTACTTTGTGGAGCATCTGGCTTTCAAG GGAACAAAGAATCGGCCTGGCAGTGCCTTGGAGAAGGAGGTGGAGAGCATGGGGGCCCATCTTAATGCCTACAGCACCCGGGAGCACACAGCTTACTACATCAAGGCACTGTCTAAGGACCTGCCAAAAG CTGTGGAGCTCCTGGCCGACATTGTGCAGAACTGCAGCCTAGAAGACTCCCAGGTTGAGAAGGAGCGTGATGTGATCCTGCAGGAGCTGCAGGAGAACGATGCATCTATGCGGGACGTGGTCTTTGACTACCTGCATGCCACGGCATTCCAGGGCACACCTCTAGCCCAGGCCGTGGAGGGGTCCAGTGAGAATGTCAG GAAGCTGTCTCGGGCAGACCTGACTGAGTACCTCAGTCGGCATTACAAGGCCTCTCGAATGGTTTTAGCAGCAGCTGGAG GGGTGGAGCACCGGCAGCTGCTAGACCTCGCCCAGAAGCACTTCTGCAGCCTCTCTGGGACATACGCTGAAGACGCTGTGCCCACTCTCACTCCCTGCCGCTTCACTGGCAGCGAG ATCCGCCACCGTGATGATGCCCTGCCTTTGGCCCATGTGGCCATTGCAGTGGAGGGGCCTGGCTGGGCCAACCCGGACAATGTGGCCCTCCAGGTGGCCAATGCCATCATTGGCCACTATGACTGCACTTACGGTGGTGGCACG CACCTGTCCAGCCCACTGGCTGCAGTTGCTGCAACCAAGAAGCTGTGCCAGAGTTTCCAGACCTTCAACATCTGCTACGCAGAGACGGGGTTACTGGGTGCACACTTTGTCTGCGACCACATGAGCATCGACGACATGATGTTCTTCCTACAGGGCCAGTG GATGCGCCTTTGCACCAGTGCCACAGAGAGCGAGGTGGTCCGGGGCAAAAACATTCTCAGAAATGCTCTGGTGTCTCATCTGGATG GCACCACTCCTGTGTGTGAGGACATTGGACGTAGTCTTCTGACGTATGGCCGCCGCATCCCCCTGGCTGAGTGGGAAAGCCGGATTGCG GAGGTGGATGCCAGTATCGTGCGTGAGGTCTGCTCCAAGTACTTCTATGACCAGTGTCCAGCAGTGGCTGGATTGG GCCCCATTGAACAGCTTCCAGATTATAACCGGATCCGTAGCGGCATGTTCTGGCTGCGCTTCTAG
- the LOC118904358 gene encoding cytochrome b-c1 complex subunit 1, mitochondrial isoform X2: MAASAVCRAVSAGTRVLVRSCRSPALLRSPVLRGIATYAQALQSVPETQVSQLDNGLRVASEQSSQPTCTVGVWIDAGSRYETEKNNGAGYFVEHLAFKGTKNRPGSALEKEVESMGAHLNAYSTREHTAYYIKALSKDLPKAVELLADIVQNCSLEDSQVEKERDVILQELQENDASMRDVVFDYLHATAFQGTPLAQAVEGSSENVRKLSRADLTEYLSRHYKASRMVLAAAGGVEHRQLLDLAQKHFCSLSGTYAEDAVPTLTPCRFTGSEIRHRDDALPLAHVAIAVEGPGWANPDNVALQVANAIIGHYDCTYGGGTHLSSPLAAVAATKKLCQSFQTFNICYAETGLLGAHFVCDHMSIDDMMFFLQGQWMRLCTSATESEVVRGKNILRNALVSHLDGTTPVCEDIGRSLLTYGRRIPLAEWESRIAEVDASIVREVCSKYFYDQCPAVAGLGPIEQLPDYNRIRSGMFWLRF, translated from the exons ATGGCGGCTTCCGCGGTTTGCCGGGCGGTCAGCGCCGGGACGCGAGTGCTGGTGCGCAGCTGCCGCTCG CCGGCCCTGCTGAGGTCGCCTGTCTTGCGGGGCATCGCCACCTACGCCCAGGCCCTGCAGAGCGTGCCGGAGACGCAGGTCAGCCAGCTGGACAACGGGCTGCGAGTGGCCTCGGAGCAGTCCTCCCAGCCTACCTGCACG GTGGGGGTGTGGATTGATGCTGGCAGCCGTTATGAGACTGAGAAGAACAACGGGGCAGGCTACTTTGTGGAGCATCTGGCTTTCAAG GGAACAAAGAATCGGCCTGGCAGTGCCTTGGAGAAGGAGGTGGAGAGCATGGGGGCCCATCTTAATGCCTACAGCACCCGGGAGCACACAGCTTACTACATCAAGGCACTGTCTAAGGACCTGCCAAAAG CTGTGGAGCTCCTGGCCGACATTGTGCAGAACTGCAGCCTAGAAGACTCCCAGGTTGAGAAGGAGCGTGATGTGATCCTGCAGGAGCTGCAGGAGAACGATGCATCTATGCGGGACGTGGTCTTTGACTACCTGCATGCCACGGCATTCCAGGGCACACCTCTAGCCCAGGCCGTGGAGGGGTCCAGTGAGAATGTCAG GAAGCTGTCTCGGGCAGACCTGACTGAGTACCTCAGTCGGCATTACAAGGCCTCTCGAATGGTTTTAGCAGCAGCTGGAG GGGTGGAGCACCGGCAGCTGCTAGACCTCGCCCAGAAGCACTTCTGCAGCCTCTCTGGGACATACGCTGAAGACGCTGTGCCCACTCTCACTCCCTGCCGCTTCACTGGCAGCGAG ATCCGCCACCGTGATGATGCCCTGCCTTTGGCCCATGTGGCCATTGCAGTGGAGGGGCCTGGCTGGGCCAACCCGGACAATGTGGCCCTCCAGGTGGCCAATGCCATCATTGGCCACTATGACTGCACTTACGGTGGTGGCACG CACCTGTCCAGCCCACTGGCTGCAGTTGCTGCAACCAAGAAGCTGTGCCAGAGTTTCCAGACCTTCAACATCTGCTACGCAGAGACGGGGTTACTGGGTGCACACTTTGTCTGCGACCACATGAGCATCGACGACATGATGTTCTTCCTACAGGGCCAGTG GATGCGCCTTTGCACCAGTGCCACAGAGAGCGAGGTGGTCCGGGGCAAAAACATTCTCAGAAATGCTCTGGTGTCTCATCTGGATG GCACCACTCCTGTGTGTGAGGACATTGGACGTAGTCTTCTGACGTATGGCCGCCGCATCCCCCTGGCTGAGTGGGAAAGCCGGATTGCG GAGGTGGATGCCAGTATCGTGCGTGAGGTCTGCTCCAAGTACTTCTATGACCAGTGTCCAGCAGTGGCTGGATTGG GCCCCATTGAACAGCTTCCAGATTATAACCGGATCCGTAGCGGCATGTTCTGGCTGCGCTTCTAG
- the TMEM89 gene encoding transmembrane protein 89, with the protein MLHAQSFLPWLLLLAMPVRTHTWSRPLWYQVGLDLQPWGCQPNSLEGCKGSLGCPGHWMGLGVNRIYPVAGVTVATTMMLMLSRAVMQRRRSQATKSEHPQVTANPCAPWKRRAPISDRALLLGVLHMLDALLVHIEGHLQRLATQQRTQIKETPAQSG; encoded by the exons ATGCTGCACGCACAGTCCTTCCTGCCATGGCTGCTTCTGCTAGCGATGCCTGTCCGCACCCACACCTGGTCACGGCCCCTGTGGTACCAGGTGGGGCTGGACTTACAGCCCTGGGGGTGCCAGCCAAACAGCCTGGAGGGTTGCAAGGGCAGCCTGGGCTGTCCTGGCCATTGGATGGGCCTGGGGGTGAACCGCATCTACCCAGTGGCTGGGGTCACCGTCGCCACTACCATGATGCTGATGCTCAGCCGTGCGGTGATGCAACGGCGGCGCTCACAGGCCACTAAGAGTGAG CATCCGCAGGTGACGGCTAACCCCTGTGCACCCTGGAAACGACGGGCCCCGATCTCAGACCGTGCCCTACTCCTTGGGGTCCTGCACATGCTGGATGCCCTCCTGGTCCATATTGAGGGCCATCTGCAGCGTCTAGCCACCCAGCAGCGAACCCAAATAAAGGAGACTCCTGCCCAGAGCGGGTGA